Proteins encoded by one window of Acuticoccus sp. MNP-M23:
- a CDS encoding lytic transglycosylase domain-containing protein has protein sequence MPPFHLCRINATASGSICRALTAAVLLAASAAVSPLAAQDDVAPPHAAGAPEVPATEAATKPPEPKTMSPAEKKAKETAELCTLLSAAADAHGVPHEFFIRLIWKESRFNAGAVSPVGAQGIAQFMPGTARLRGLKNPFDREEALFASASFLADLKAELGSWGLAAAGYNGGPNRIPRFVAGEGSLPYETIDYVYSITGRTAKHWAIRANGLPDRPPVVTAWRRSGDLAAPAPAKPDAVLTETAGPPAPSVPERAGPPVQAVEVALAYPPPARPEYRPQAVDCPDLIARLGRARDVRPPTGGGWTPWGAQVAGHPKRSIAMRQYARLKSRLPGDLVAKGPSVVVRRFAARGRLPIHAVQFAAPSRGEAQALCRRIARALAPCVVVKNS, from the coding sequence ATGCCGCCATTTCACCTGTGCCGCATCAATGCAACCGCAAGCGGTTCGATTTGCCGCGCGCTGACGGCCGCGGTCCTTCTGGCCGCCAGCGCCGCAGTGTCGCCGCTTGCTGCGCAGGACGACGTCGCGCCACCGCACGCTGCCGGCGCGCCTGAAGTGCCCGCGACCGAGGCCGCCACCAAGCCGCCCGAACCGAAGACAATGTCCCCTGCCGAAAAGAAGGCGAAGGAAACCGCCGAGCTTTGCACCCTTCTTTCCGCAGCGGCAGATGCGCACGGCGTGCCGCACGAATTCTTCATTCGCCTGATCTGGAAGGAAAGCCGCTTCAACGCCGGTGCAGTCAGCCCCGTGGGGGCACAGGGGATTGCGCAGTTCATGCCGGGCACGGCGCGGCTGCGTGGGTTGAAGAACCCGTTCGACCGGGAGGAGGCGCTGTTCGCCTCTGCGTCATTTCTGGCGGATCTGAAGGCGGAGCTTGGTTCGTGGGGGCTCGCGGCGGCCGGGTATAATGGCGGGCCGAACCGGATTCCCCGCTTTGTGGCCGGCGAGGGGAGCCTTCCCTACGAAACCATCGACTACGTCTATTCCATCACCGGGCGCACGGCAAAGCACTGGGCCATTCGCGCCAACGGCCTGCCGGACCGTCCGCCCGTTGTGACCGCATGGCGCCGCAGCGGTGACCTTGCCGCACCAGCCCCGGCAAAACCAGACGCCGTGCTGACGGAGACGGCGGGGCCGCCGGCGCCCTCTGTGCCGGAACGTGCCGGACCGCCCGTGCAGGCGGTGGAGGTGGCGCTGGCCTACCCGCCGCCCGCCCGGCCGGAATACAGGCCGCAGGCCGTGGATTGCCCGGATCTCATTGCCCGGCTGGGCCGTGCGCGCGATGTGCGGCCGCCGACCGGTGGCGGATGGACACCATGGGGCGCGCAGGTGGCCGGCCACCCCAAGCGCAGCATCGCGATGCGCCAGTATGCACGTCTCAAGTCGCGCCTTCCCGGCGATCTGGTGGCCAAGGGGCCAAGCGTCGTCGTGCGCCGCTTCGCCGCCCGCGGCCGGTTGCCGATCCACGCTGTCCAGTTTGCCGCACCGAGCCGCGGCGAAGCGCAGGCGCTCTGCCGCCGCATCGCCAGGGCGCTCGCCCCTTGCGTTGTGGTGAAAAACAGCTGA